The Exiguobacterium sp. FSL W8-0210 genome has a window encoding:
- the istA gene encoding IS21 family transposase, translating to MLHIKIHQLYQKKFKIAQIAKELKISRPTVYKYLNMTFEEVKSHSEELSQSRVKKLDPYKDWIVAWLEEFPHLSSAQIHDWLLERYPELLVGGSTVRTYVREIREVNQIDKKRKVRQYEAIPEQPMGKQLQVDWGETKQRTKSNKEIKLYFIAFVLAHSRMKYMEWQNRPFTTRDAIRCHENAFQFYGGRTTEIVYDQDHLIAVSENAGELLLTSEFQQYVQQRKFNVHLCRRADPESKGMIENVVKYIKGNFADSRVYSNIEDWNRRASQWLARTGNHNVHQTTKKRPAEVFSFEKQHLQPVHSLLSYESTHVSSIARNVSKDNTIRYRSNRYSVPLGTYSSYAANTVFIELTDANRLLIRTQPEGKVIADHPVSSERGKLIQSRHHLRDRSHGIDELKQHLTGHFTDEEKATHYLEELCKKFPRYKREQLAIIENVIHDYGPQLDQSLEKCTQEKLYSANDFRDVARYLSSNTSPIAESRVHSIGKHVSDIQVNTRPLSTYVSILRGDV from the coding sequence ATGCTACATATCAAAATCCATCAGTTATATCAAAAAAAATTTAAGATTGCTCAAATTGCAAAAGAACTTAAAATCTCAAGACCTACGGTCTATAAGTATTTGAACATGACTTTCGAAGAAGTGAAAAGTCATTCAGAAGAGTTATCGCAATCGAGGGTCAAAAAGTTGGATCCGTACAAAGACTGGATAGTAGCCTGGTTAGAGGAGTTCCCACACCTCAGCAGCGCTCAAATCCATGATTGGTTACTGGAAAGATATCCGGAACTTCTAGTCGGTGGAAGCACCGTCAGGACGTATGTCAGAGAAATACGCGAAGTAAATCAAATCGATAAAAAACGGAAGGTACGCCAATACGAGGCGATTCCTGAACAACCGATGGGAAAACAACTCCAAGTTGACTGGGGAGAAACGAAGCAAAGAACGAAGAGTAACAAAGAAATCAAGTTATACTTCATCGCTTTCGTGCTCGCTCACTCTCGCATGAAGTATATGGAGTGGCAGAACAGACCATTCACGACACGAGACGCTATACGTTGTCATGAGAATGCCTTCCAGTTTTACGGCGGACGGACAACCGAAATTGTCTACGATCAAGATCATCTGATTGCGGTCAGTGAAAATGCAGGTGAACTCCTATTGACCTCTGAATTCCAACAATATGTGCAGCAAAGAAAATTCAACGTCCATTTGTGCAGGCGTGCGGACCCAGAATCTAAAGGAATGATCGAGAACGTCGTCAAGTATATCAAAGGAAACTTTGCGGATAGCCGTGTGTATTCGAACATCGAAGATTGGAATCGACGGGCGTCGCAGTGGCTAGCACGGACAGGAAATCATAATGTCCATCAGACAACGAAAAAAAGACCAGCTGAAGTGTTCTCCTTCGAAAAACAACACTTACAACCGGTCCATTCGTTACTCTCATATGAAAGTACCCATGTGTCGAGTATAGCAAGGAACGTTAGCAAGGACAATACGATTCGATACCGTTCCAATCGTTATTCAGTCCCTCTCGGGACCTATTCTTCCTATGCGGCCAACACCGTCTTTATCGAGTTGACTGACGCTAACCGACTGCTCATCCGGACACAGCCGGAAGGGAAAGTGATTGCGGATCATCCCGTCAGTTCAGAAAGAGGGAAATTGATTCAGAGCCGTCATCATCTAAGGGATCGTTCACATGGCATCGACGAGCTTAAACAACATCTGACCGGCCACTTTACGGATGAGGAAAAAGCCACGCATTACTTGGAAGAACTCTGCAAAAAATTTCCGCGCTACAAGCGTGAGCAGTTAGCGATCATCGAAAATGTCATCCATGACTATGGTCCGCAATTGGACCAGTCACTCGAGAAATGTACACAGGAGAAGCTATACAGCGCGAATGACTTTCGAGACGTCGCACGTTACCTGAGTTCGAATACGAGTCCGATCGCGGAATCACGTGTCCATTCCATCGGAAAACATGTTTCTGATATCCAAGTGAACACACGTCCGTTAAGTACGTATGTCAGTATCTTGAGAGGAGACGTGTGA
- the istB gene encoding IS21-like element helper ATPase IstB yields MNQTVTDLQQQFRQLRLAETADALPQILREAEKSSWTYLEFLEAITRHEREKREAKSLERRMKWARFPFLKPLSEFKIDEQTALTGRQLKQLIELSWLEQHYNLILLGPPGVGKTFLAVGLGLEAVQRGYRVFFVTMGELIHLLKSEEFSNKSKVQLKRLRESDLVIVDDLMYMAMDQREANLFFHLINHLYERSSIILTSNKSPDQWGELIGDQGITTAILDRLLHRVEVIHSDDDSHRMRNRKNLFSTEV; encoded by the coding sequence ATGAATCAGACCGTGACAGACTTACAACAGCAGTTCAGACAGTTGAGATTGGCGGAGACCGCCGATGCGCTTCCACAGATTTTACGAGAAGCTGAGAAATCATCTTGGACGTATCTAGAGTTTCTCGAAGCCATCACACGTCATGAACGGGAGAAACGAGAAGCGAAGAGCTTAGAAAGACGTATGAAATGGGCTCGCTTCCCTTTTTTGAAGCCATTATCAGAATTTAAAATTGATGAACAAACGGCCCTGACGGGCCGACAATTGAAGCAGTTGATCGAATTGAGTTGGCTCGAGCAGCATTATAACTTAATCCTACTCGGTCCGCCTGGCGTCGGCAAAACGTTTTTAGCAGTCGGCTTGGGATTAGAAGCTGTCCAACGTGGATACAGAGTATTTTTCGTTACGATGGGTGAGTTGATTCACTTATTGAAATCGGAGGAGTTTTCTAATAAGTCTAAAGTTCAACTAAAGCGTTTGAGAGAATCCGATCTCGTCATCGTTGACGATTTGATGTATATGGCGATGGATCAGAGAGAAGCTAATCTATTCTTCCATCTTATCAATCATCTGTATGAACGAAGCTCAATTATTCTAACCTCGAATAAAAGTCCGGATCAATGGGGCGAACTAATTGGTGATCAAGGAATCACAACTGCAATATTAGACCGTCTCTTACATCGTGTCGAAGTGATTCATAGCGATGACGACAGTCATCGCATGAGAAATCGTAAGAATTTATTTTCAACAGAAGTGTAA